A stretch of Pirellulales bacterium DNA encodes these proteins:
- a CDS encoding BBP7 family outer membrane beta-barrel protein, translating into MERHDRRTRCWRLSGVAAAICCSLVVTGDRCARAECAEEFGCGACVSSPGSRFWLRADYLAWQLSGTDLPALVTSSPGGTPNATAGVLGQSTTAVLVGNEQVGDRYRSGFMVSGGYWLDDCGCTAIVADYFDAGRDGYSAVYGPSTSVIYARPFYNAEEDQPDAQLVNVPDDVSGTVSVRNYSDFRGAGAALQSCLWSCGDCCRTTEIAFLGGYRYYRHDSELAINENLTALTNTTTPYIPGTNIAVMDRFAARNEFHGGEIGLQGRMQRAEFWIDGAAMLAVGGHRRRVVVDGSTDVTVPNVGSSSSSGGILTSTETNIGAYSDSQAAVIPRFRLGAGCQLTERLSVRVGYNVIIWDDVVQGANALPPGLRTDPRNWPPVTAGGGPDPAFPGIVGDTFVAHGADVGLQFDY; encoded by the coding sequence ATGGAACGGCATGATCGCCGTACGCGCTGCTGGCGCCTGTCGGGCGTCGCGGCCGCGATTTGTTGCTCGCTTGTCGTCACGGGGGATCGCTGCGCTCGCGCTGAGTGCGCCGAAGAGTTCGGCTGCGGCGCCTGCGTGTCGAGCCCGGGGAGCCGCTTCTGGTTGCGGGCCGATTACTTGGCTTGGCAGCTCAGCGGCACAGACTTGCCTGCGCTGGTGACCTCCAGCCCTGGCGGAACCCCCAACGCCACGGCCGGCGTTCTCGGCCAGTCGACGACCGCCGTTCTCGTAGGCAACGAGCAGGTGGGCGATCGTTACCGCAGCGGGTTCATGGTCAGCGGCGGTTACTGGCTCGACGACTGCGGTTGTACCGCGATCGTGGCCGATTACTTCGACGCCGGCCGCGACGGCTACAGCGCCGTGTACGGCCCGAGCACGAGCGTCATCTACGCCCGGCCGTTCTACAACGCCGAGGAAGACCAGCCTGACGCGCAGCTGGTGAACGTCCCCGACGACGTGTCCGGGACCGTGTCGGTGCGAAACTACAGCGACTTCCGCGGCGCCGGCGCCGCTTTGCAGAGTTGCTTGTGGTCGTGCGGCGATTGCTGCCGAACGACTGAGATCGCCTTTCTCGGCGGTTATCGCTATTACCGCCACGACTCCGAGTTGGCGATCAACGAGAACCTGACCGCGCTGACCAACACGACGACCCCGTACATCCCGGGGACGAACATTGCCGTCATGGACCGCTTCGCCGCTCGGAATGAGTTCCACGGCGGCGAGATCGGCCTGCAAGGCCGCATGCAGCGGGCCGAGTTCTGGATCGACGGCGCCGCAATGCTGGCCGTCGGCGGCCATCGTCGCCGGGTCGTCGTCGACGGCAGCACCGACGTCACGGTTCCCAACGTCGGCTCGTCGTCGTCCAGCGGCGGCATCCTCACGTCGACCGAGACGAACATCGGCGCTTACAGCGACTCGCAGGCCGCCGTCATTCCGCGGTTCCGATTGGGCGCCGGGTGCCAACTCACGGAGCGGCTGAGCGTGCGAGTCGGCTACAACGTCATCATCTGGGACGACGTCGTCCAAGGCGCCAACGCGTTGCCGCCGGGCTTGCGCACCGATCCGCGCAACTGGCCCCCGGTCACCGCGGGCGGCGGGCCTGACCCGGCGTTTCCGGGGATCGTGGGCGACACGTTCGTCGCCCATGGGGCGGATGTGGGCTTGCAGTTCGATTACTGA
- a CDS encoding class I SAM-dependent methyltransferase, producing the protein MASTTETASSFRIEACVTETLPLLASVEGWLSDREAAFLLQAAALPTAEGEILELGSYQGKSAIALARGAALSDEARVTTVDIEGSSALQANLLRAGVAGRVRTLTMPSTQALAVWNAPLRLFWHDGANDTATVADDVARARRWLADGAIVAFHDVLNLSGERVFVFTEGILGDENFGACGMVGSIGWAQFHSHAADARVFAERKQRLQRQLRRLQQFHSELQPTWLRKMHYRMLRSMVPHQRIDSETWQRQVA; encoded by the coding sequence ATGGCTAGCACGACAGAAACCGCTTCCTCGTTCCGCATCGAGGCGTGCGTGACCGAGACGCTTCCGCTGTTGGCCTCTGTGGAGGGCTGGCTAAGCGATCGCGAAGCGGCGTTCTTGCTGCAAGCCGCTGCGCTGCCGACCGCCGAGGGCGAGATCCTGGAATTGGGATCCTATCAAGGCAAGTCGGCGATCGCGCTGGCCCGCGGGGCGGCGCTGTCGGACGAGGCGCGCGTGACGACCGTCGACATCGAGGGGTCCTCGGCCCTGCAAGCCAATCTGCTCCGGGCCGGCGTCGCCGGTCGGGTGCGGACGCTCACGATGCCGTCGACTCAGGCGCTTGCGGTCTGGAACGCCCCGCTGAGGCTCTTCTGGCACGACGGCGCCAACGACACGGCCACAGTTGCCGACGACGTCGCCCGGGCGCGACGCTGGCTGGCCGACGGGGCGATTGTCGCGTTTCACGACGTGCTGAATCTCTCGGGCGAGCGGGTGTTCGTGTTCACCGAAGGGATCCTTGGCGACGAGAACTTCGGCGCCTGCGGCATGGTCGGTTCGATCGGTTGGGCCCAGTTCCACAGCCACGCCGCCGACGCGCGGGTCTTCGCCGAACGCAAGCAACGCCTGCAACGCCAGCTGCGCCGTTTGCAGCAGTTCCACAGCGAGCTGCAGCCGACTTGGCTGCGAAAAATGCACTATCGGATGCTCCGGTCGATGGTTCCACATCAACGGATCGACTCGGAGACTTGGCAGCGTCAGGTCGCGTGA